The Deferribacterota bacterium nucleotide sequence CTATTTTACTATTTATAAAAAATATATGAACAAAGCTAATTTTTTGTATTATTACCCCTTTTTATTGGCAAAGGTGCGTATTCCACAGATGGAACTCTTTTCGTTGGCTGTGGAAATAGTCTCATAAGCTCAAGTATCTTCTTAGGCATCTCATTAGTAACATTCAATCCTAATTCTTTGGCCTCTTCATAAGTAATTGGATAATCATGGGTCCACAGTCCCTCTGTCATCTTTTTTGCTATAGCCCTTGATTTTTCCTCATCAAAATTATCAATTAGAAGATTATAAACACTTTTCTCTAATTGTTTGATAGCTTTTTCCCCAATATCAGCTAGTATTAAAGTATTATCCTCAAGTTTGTCTAAAGATTTCTGTTTAGTAGTTTTAAGTAATGACACGGCAGGGTATTTGTCTATTTGCGGATCAACGGGCCCTAAAACAGAGGTATCGCACATAACAAT carries:
- a CDS encoding ATP-dependent Clp protease proteolytic subunit; this encodes MTFFDLFWIFLILMAFQPLLRQKMLEVARQRLITSIQKERKSRVILLVHRQESMNFIGFPIMRYIDIHDSEEVIRAIQLTDDDIPIDIIVHTPGGLVLASLQIAMALNKHKGKVTVFVPHYAMSGGTLIALAADEIVMCDTSVLGPVDPQIDKYPAVSLLKTTKQKSLDKLEDNTLILADIGEKAIKQLEKSVYNLLIDNFDEEKSRAIAKKMTEGLWTHDYPITYEEAKELGLNVTNEMPKKILELMRLFPQPTKRVPSVEYAPLPIKRGNNTKN